In the genome of Populus trichocarpa isolate Nisqually-1 chromosome 10, P.trichocarpa_v4.1, whole genome shotgun sequence, the window aaagaaattatccGACCAAAGGCTAAGTGCAAGTCAAATACTAACTATAACAAACTCTAAACTGCGTGGCATAttcactggaaaaaaaaaaaacattattcagcTCTCACACTTCACCATGGGCTTAccatgctatttttatttttattttggtcattaaaattttttttcaggcaatttcatcctttttggggacaaaataaaatctaattcctTCAAATTTATCGAGGAGTGACAAGGTTGAAAGAAGGGGGGTTTGAGTGACAATGGCAAAGAACATAGATGCCCATTTTGAAATtgggttaaaaaatttaatttgatcctaatttttcaaatgataAACTTATGGTacctaaatattttgaaattttaattttgatacaaaactttgttttatttattttttagtcactAGTTTGAGTGAGGGAAGAGAAAGTGGTCGGATTATGGTGGTCAAGAGAGAAAGTCTCAGCTGACACTGATTCCAACTACGAAACAAACGATTTTGGTGTTAATGGATTTCATTTGACAAAGAGAGTTCAGCTTGAGCGTTCTTTTCCCTAAACCTTGCATAAGATGATATATCTGAGATTTGAAAGTCTTTTAGTACTAGGTTAATTATGGGTTTTTAGGCTGATTTTTTGGTTGTTTAAGGGCATTGATAGGTTTGTCAAGGTCTATATGGTGTTTTAGGTTAAAAACAGGTTGagtatcaagttttttttatatatatacaaaaagggGCAAATGACAGGTTGTATgccccttgaaaaaaaaaaactcaactcatTTGCGCGAGCTTGGGCTTTTTTTAAGCCTGGATGCAATAAGCCACCCGTGCGCCTAGGCTTTTTTTTCGTCCATTTatttgctttcaatttcatctttaattattaggtttttgttgagtgtttttttttctatttttgcaaatttctacgatgtattttaataaattatgatttgttttttacttagtttatgaatatgcttttttttcttatcttatgAGGCATTCTTGTTGTGCAGctctacttgatttttttttattttcagttttattagatcacttttctatgtgttttttttattgttttattagaaaaaaattgatttcaataaacaatgttattaaatataatgaaatcTATGACTTGTATTTCGAGATTAGATATCTACATCCATATTTATCTATCAGCTTTCCaatttattctttgatttttacttggttttcatataaaatgacagtatttttatctattatatataaccttgcataatattttttgactttgattttattcaattaatttcatatgtttgtttgtttatattatcatttgattaaataaaaaattaatttttataaatgaagtCATGAAACACAACCGGATAAATGATTTTTGTtacaagaataaatattttgatttacatatatttcttgattttttttatttttgtttatttatttatcgaaACAAATGATTctaagtttatttaattaaatatatacataattttttttatatacattttaaatttttttatataaaaaaaatacattgaaaaaacatattcgTTTTCTTTCTCTGAAAAATCTATCCGATTTGTAGCACATCACAGGTCAAGTCATAACTTTATCGGGGAGTAGTGGACTCGGTGCAGAAGAATCTGACCGTTaattacaatttcttttttcatttttctaacattaataataatatcccTCAAATAATTGACAAGGGCCGAGGCCCATTAACTAAATATGAACGGTGCTAGTTTGGGTAAATGTTGAAAGCTCTAAGCAATCAAAGCCACTTAGAATCAATCTAATCAAATGAAGAGACGAGACCACAGCCCTCCTTCGTAATACAATAAAACGCAAAACTCTTAATTTAGTCCTAAACTTATACccattttcaattacatcccaaATCTTCAAAGTTTACCAATCAAGTCCCAAGAACTCTTATGTTTCTGAATTTCATTctcttataatttgtttttaataatcaaagtCTATTATGTATACTTTACGCACTAAAACGGTTTAAGATTTTTAACCTAATCTGCATATTTATATACTAAAACATTATTTGAAGaacattttatgaaaatattcaCAGCATTGATTGATAGAAAGACTCCATTTAAAAATCTTTTGACAATAtcgttttataaattttataagtttGACTAGTTTATTTCTTCGCGCTCCACCCTAAGCCGAACTATGTTTCTAAATACATAACAAAAAGTCATCAAGCtccggaaaaaaaaacatttaaatttcttATCTCGGATAAAGTCATGATCATTTAACTATTTTAATTCACAATAATaatatctagtttttttaatgataaaaatctcatttttattgttttaatccaTAATAAACAAATGCATATCTACTATTTTAGCTTCTTTTGTTAATGGGAAATGAGTATATAGGTTTGGAactaagttattattatttatttaaaataaaaaggaaaatgaaaccATTCCATCGACCAAGTCCTTGCCcgttttaaaagatatttgaaaagaattaaaCGAAGACGTAAACAAAGGGTGAGATAGAATACCGTCCATGatacatatttaattttctaaactgCCCATTTCCTCGAATCAAAGCACAAACATCCAATTacgaaaaacaacaacaacaacaacatataTCTGTtgaccttttcctttctttccacATCCCAACCACTATATGCATAGGCAAGACAGCAAATAAAAACTTTAGGTTCTTCTATTACATTAATATTGATTCGGGCACCAACCTAAGCATgccaagaaacaaagaaagagacTGTCTGCTTCGGTTGACTTGTATCTAAACAATCAAAACCACGCATGACTTTGCCAAAATGTGTTTGGTGACattatttgtttcttaattactgcattaattgatttaattaggttcttcttttctattatattCCTAGTTTCCAAATCGATCTGCTTTCagttattttcatctttttcatcagaaagagagaagaaaaggctgACACTTCATAAGACAGCTGACATTGCTTGTTAGAAATGTGGATTAATGTGTTTGGTATGTGCATTGACTTGGCCATAACATTCTAgaactaatttaaattaattaaatacatgaagGTTTATTTTctgaatatcaattttaaaccaAGTCTGCTTTCTAAATTTAGTCTCATTACACAGTGGATTAATTTGCTAATTACTAGATCTTAAGATATATACTACAAAAAGATGTACAGTTGACTGGCTGTGCATACAGCTTATATATACACGTATAAAcagattagatttttaatttaaacctcatttgaaaaggaagaaaaaaagttgattatttaaatgaattggtgaaaaaactatatatatacacgaaCGAGTAAGGCGGCCGTTAgggtattattttaaattacatgAAGGCAAACAAAATGATTGGCTTCCTAGCTTGTCTTGCTTCCATTCCTGCTTTCTTGCGTTCCTCCTTATGGCCATCTGTTTGAAGGATATGTTCATTTTCTAATGGTTTCTTgcttcactgttttttttttttttttgcctctcCTTATCCAAACTAATGATATATACTTGGCATGGACCTATATCCCTTTTCGATCCTGTCTACGAGTACATTTTTGTACAAATTAATTTCTTGCGtgtagtttttcttgttttgatctTTGAAGCGTGTTTCCTTTGCAACCTAACCTTGTTGTTGACTTTAGATCTCGCTCTCCATATGGTTTCAACTTGCACAAGTGGAATTATATAAAACCAGATATTACAGTCACGAGCAAAAAGAATTCAAGGACAAGGATTTCAGTTCAAACATCCTTAAATGGACCTTGGCAAGTTTCAATTTGACAGCTCTTAAATCCCACCTGCtctataattaaatgaatttaatcaAACAGCCATCGATCTTTGGCCTGGCTAAGTCCCATTGTTAATACGAAAGCCTTCTTAATTTGTACAGTTAATAAAAGTCCAATTAAACTCAACAATTTATAACGAGAGGCAGTAGTTAATGACGAACAACACGAGCACATAAATGCTCGAGAGCAGGAATTTGGTATACATGTCTGACACAGAGGCAGCCTAGCGGTGTTTTGTTCCTCGAAACATGCATCCAAACTAAAGGGAGTTAAGATTCAGACTCGATCCAGTCGGATCCTTAATTATTTCCTCCCATTCGAAAGAGAAATAGCATTAAGCATGCATATAGTACTGAGCTGGCTACTGCAATTGCGAATAATCGTGTCATCAGATGCCTTCTATACAAGCCAAGAGGATGAACTTCGTCGTGACAGTTTTTTCCATTTACTATTATGCACCAATCGATCAGCTGGAAAAGTGGCATCTTCAAATCTGTACAATTGATAGGCTTTAAAATTCACTCTTGGCCGATCTTATCCTTGATCTTACACGCATGCATACACAAGAAAAGCTTTCGTGGTCCCAAATGCAAGTCCAGCTTGTCACTGATCAATCTTCCCCAGACAATCACTTCTGCATATATATGATTACAGTATTCTTTCTTACAATAATTTCACATGGATTTACTTCGTCGTCCACATATACAAAATGTTATGCCAACAGAAATCTCCAACTTATGGTACTTATTAATTGGtgtcttattttcttaattagacGAGTCTCTTTTCAAATTTCCAACCACCAATATAATTAGaaatattgattttcatttGTGTGTGTATATGATGGTAAGATTTGTGGATAACCAACCgcaatctaaaatatatttaaaatatatttagggTATGTTTAGAAATATGGTAATAATTgttgtttaaaatgtttttcactcagaaatgcattaaaataatattttttttattctttaaaaattatttttgacatcaacacatcaaaaaatatttaaaaacataaaaaaataattttaactaaaaatatatttttaaattttttaaaaaacaaaattttaattgcatCATAAATATTGCGagcaaaaattaatttcttctgAGACAAGAATACGTTATTTCTAATACATACCCGATGTATCTTCATGTTTCACGTacacatatatttaattagcaTCCACTGTGCTGATGTATTATTGATCATATTGTTTTTAGCCCACTTGCACTACCTACAGCCCCAGTCAATAGATTAAATTAAGCTGAAAACTTCATACTATTGCAAGTTTTCTTGAGCAGTCTCTTTCCAAACTACCATATGTATATTAACTTATAATAATCGAAAATGGTAAACACCGTGTTTTTGGTGAGATCAGGCACCGAATTCCttccaaacaaaaaccataattaAGAAACTGATCAATATTGTCATCAAATTACAATATTTACCGATAGCTATAATGCCTGCCAGTGCACTAGAAagagtaacaaaaaaaattaagtataccTAGCTAGCTAAACACATATCAAGAAAATTCGTGTTACTTTCTGAAATCAATGATCAATGAagtcaaattaatcaaatattaaagccTTTTCGTATTCCtgattatcatatatatatatatatatatatgacctcAACTAAAATGAGACAGCCAGAAGTCTTAATTACTAATTCCCATAGTGCAAGTACACGTTATTTTATGGTATAAATCATTGATAAAACCATCCTACCTTGTTCAACAAATCCTAATATATTCTTCCCTCTTCCCTCAACCTCTCGATCGTTCCATAAACCTCGAGTACTTCATCACTTGTTGCCATTTCCTTCTCAAAAATGAAGAACCCATGTCTCACTCTAGCCTTCTTGGGCATCCTCGGTATCATAGTATTCTTCCCTAAACCCTCTTATCAACTCTCTGTAGATCTAGATCTTCCGCCCATCCCAAACCCTAGACTCCTGAAGGCTTACATAGCTCTCCAAGCCTGGAAGCATGCAATCACCTCCGACCCCAAAAACTTTACCTCAAATTGGTGTGGCCCAAATGTTTGCAACTACACAGGAGTCTATTGTGCACCAGCCCCAGATGACCGTGACACCTTAACAGTTGCTGGTATAGACCTAAACCATGCAAAAATAGCTGGTTCTTTGCCAGAAGACCTTGGCCTCCTCACTGACCTAGCTCTCTTCCACATAAACTCCAACCGCTTCTTCGGCTCCATCCCTGGTAGCTTTTGCGAACTCAACCTCCTTTATGAGCTTGACGTTAGCAACAACCAATTTAGTGGTAAATTTCCTTCTGTTGTTCTTTCCCTGCCTTCACTCAAATTTCTTGATATAAGATACAATGAGTTTCGAGGCAAGATCCCTTCTAaactttttgataaaaatcttgACGCACTTTtcattaacaacaacaaattcCAATCATCCGTACCTAAAAACTTAGGCAAGTCTCCAGTTTCGGTCATTGTATTGGCAAACAACAATTTTAATAGTTGCTTCCCTTCAAGTTTGACAAAAATGGCAGGGACCCTTGACGAGATAATCCTGACGAACATGGGATTGACTGGTTGTTTGCCATCAGATATCGGGTTGATGAACCAATTGACAGTTTTCGATGTAAGCTCCAACAAGCTTGTGGGTTCACTGCCAGAGTCTATAGGAGACATGAAAAAGTTGGAGCAGCTGAATGTGGCACACAACATGCTTTATGGTGACATTCCACGAAGCATATGCTTATTGCCTAGGTTGGAGAATTTCACATACTCTTACAATTACTTCTGTGGTGAGCCACCAGCGTGCCTCAAGCTACAAGCCAAAGATGATACGGAGAACTGCATACCCTATAGGCCTTTGCAGCGATCACCTCAGGAATGCAAGTCCTTCTATGCTTTTCCTCCCAGCTGCAGTGCCTCCGGGTGctcacccccacccccacctcctcctcctcctcctccaccaccccCACCGCCTCCACCCCCACCgcctcctccacctccaccgcctccacctcctcctcctcctcctccacccccacccccacctcCTCCACCCCCACCCCCGCCTCCGCCTCCGCCAccacataaattttattatccTTGACCGTCGTAGAGACTTTGATTATAAACAggttgatttctttcttttcttgaaggggaaaaaaaaacagtgatttcttgatttcttcTACTGGCCGATCTCTTTTGATAGCTACACCAAGGGAAAAAAGAGGGGATGTAGAATGCTTGATTTTGTTTcgctttcattttcatttacaGGAAAATAAAAGGCTCAATTGCGTTGTCGTTATTAATTGGTCTgtatattagtatatatatttcttgaattGAAAAAGTTATGCTTCTGTGACGCaggatttcttttaatttctttctctctccctctgtcttttttttttcatgattgagGATTAATTAGTAGAAAAACATACATGGTGTTGTAGGCGCGGACATAGCTTTGACCCCCTAAATTTGTGCCAAACTTGTGTATATATGTAATTAACAcctgctagctagctagttgaAAATTGAAGATTTAGCCAAGTCCATATATAATATTAGTGATCACAAACTAAAATGTAGTTAA includes:
- the LOC7498063 gene encoding leucine-rich repeat extensin-like protein 6 translates to MKNPCLTLAFLGILGIIVFFPKPSYQLSVDLDLPPIPNPRLLKAYIALQAWKHAITSDPKNFTSNWCGPNVCNYTGVYCAPAPDDRDTLTVAGIDLNHAKIAGSLPEDLGLLTDLALFHINSNRFFGSIPGSFCELNLLYELDVSNNQFSGKFPSVVLSLPSLKFLDIRYNEFRGKIPSKLFDKNLDALFINNNKFQSSVPKNLGKSPVSVIVLANNNFNSCFPSSLTKMAGTLDEIILTNMGLTGCLPSDIGLMNQLTVFDVSSNKLVGSLPESIGDMKKLEQLNVAHNMLYGDIPRSICLLPRLENFTYSYNYFCGEPPACLKLQAKDDTENCIPYRPLQRSPQECKSFYAFPPSCSASGCSPPPPPPPPPPPPPPPPPPPPPPPPPPPPPPPPPPPPPPPPPPPPPPPPPPPPHKFYYP